A stretch of the Cryptosporangium minutisporangium genome encodes the following:
- a CDS encoding GTPase, translated as MSRPSAGLPSPVLPADEPPSIAARLTSLERVMGVVDGRVDDHYLRSARDVTRQITERLSLSPAHTVVALAGATGSGKSSLYNALAGLDLSEVGVRRPVTNAPHACVWGPDGAGPLLDWLSIPYDNRTARESALDADTQAELRGLVLLDLPDHDSTQLAHRLEVDRLVELVDLLVWVLDPQKYADEAVHSRYLRRLSRHAGVTVVVLNQIDLLSQADAEACLADVRRLLDADGLRGVPLVPMSALRGDGLFELRERITTTVASRQAAVRRLAADLDDVAHELAPLAGPEVREDVDRGSAKRLYTTLSEAAGAAAVGEAVERGYKFTANRNLGWPLIHWFGRAKVDPLAPLRDQAGKGPRNRGTARTTARPTVFHPVQRPQVEEALRHLADDAANALPEPWPRLVHRAARSELDALPDALDRAVATADLGLARRPAWWWGYRILQYLMVLALLGGVAWTLGLAIAAAVGGSQNAPETGALVLPVGLLLGGLLLGPILHLVGMGLASRGARLARLRAEQAVLDAVTTVARERVLAPVRAELSAYAQVRDALIDFGVPVPRSHSASAVPRPASDDEPYATGRGDIPGIPGTDGPGVPSTGVPRTHVPGARAAGPGPSPLEAAPPDARPPSGGAAPLAGPRSGGAPGQPSADPFRSPASPERPQSGSGGPQQPAGPTRPALPAAAEAGHSRPSTMLSGAPGSTPPGPEAGGGTRPVPPPPAPDGVRRGAIPPAPATPPTAPATPRRNLPSPLAEPTAAASTPTTPTSRPPAPRSTDVPRPTDGPRPFDSPRRPTDGPRSTDGPRSTDGPRPTDVPRPTDGPRPFDSLRSTDGPGPADGPRPTDSAAPTGAPSSRARPPLARRPGTKLPPAPPPRPAVEADPEVVWARTRPAARQAPAASPTPSTSPTPDAPDAASDGPATSRSDTSRPDTPRNAAARASTTGAAGPDTAGQPATAEPAPAARSERKGLRGLFGGRRKEPADVVDRWWATTDDGDDPFGRPPAPDPDPADDEGSRSRVPGQR; from the coding sequence ATGAGCCGACCGTCCGCCGGGTTACCCAGCCCGGTCCTCCCGGCCGACGAACCGCCTTCGATCGCTGCCCGGCTCACGTCGCTGGAGCGAGTGATGGGGGTGGTCGACGGCCGCGTCGACGACCACTACCTGCGGTCGGCCCGGGACGTGACCCGGCAGATCACCGAACGTCTGTCGCTGTCGCCGGCGCACACGGTCGTCGCGCTCGCCGGCGCCACCGGTAGCGGCAAGTCGTCGCTGTACAACGCGCTGGCCGGGCTCGACCTGTCCGAGGTCGGTGTCCGACGTCCGGTCACCAACGCTCCGCACGCCTGCGTCTGGGGCCCGGACGGTGCCGGGCCGCTGCTCGACTGGCTGAGCATCCCGTACGACAACCGCACCGCCCGGGAGAGCGCGCTCGACGCCGACACCCAGGCCGAGCTGCGCGGTCTCGTCCTGCTCGACTTACCGGATCACGATTCGACGCAGCTGGCGCACCGACTGGAGGTCGACCGGCTGGTCGAGCTCGTCGACCTGCTGGTCTGGGTGCTCGACCCGCAGAAGTACGCGGACGAGGCAGTGCACTCCCGTTACCTCCGGCGGCTGTCCAGGCACGCGGGCGTCACCGTGGTCGTGCTCAACCAGATCGACCTGCTCAGCCAAGCCGACGCCGAGGCCTGTCTGGCCGACGTGCGCCGGCTGCTCGACGCCGACGGGCTGCGCGGCGTGCCGCTGGTGCCGATGTCGGCCCTCCGCGGCGACGGTCTGTTCGAGCTGCGGGAGCGGATCACGACCACGGTCGCCTCCCGGCAGGCGGCCGTGCGGCGGCTCGCTGCCGACCTGGACGACGTCGCTCACGAGTTGGCTCCGCTCGCCGGTCCCGAGGTCCGTGAGGACGTGGACCGCGGCTCGGCCAAGCGGCTCTACACGACCCTGTCCGAGGCGGCCGGTGCCGCCGCGGTCGGAGAGGCCGTGGAACGCGGCTACAAGTTCACTGCGAACCGCAACCTCGGCTGGCCGCTGATCCACTGGTTCGGGCGGGCGAAGGTCGATCCGCTGGCACCGCTCCGCGACCAGGCGGGCAAGGGACCTCGTAACAGGGGCACCGCCCGCACCACCGCCCGGCCCACGGTCTTCCACCCGGTGCAGCGGCCGCAGGTCGAAGAGGCGCTGCGCCACCTGGCGGACGACGCGGCGAACGCGCTGCCCGAGCCTTGGCCCCGGCTGGTCCACCGCGCCGCGCGGTCGGAGCTGGACGCCTTGCCGGACGCTCTCGACCGGGCCGTGGCCACCGCCGACCTGGGCCTGGCCCGGCGTCCGGCGTGGTGGTGGGGGTACCGGATCCTGCAGTACCTGATGGTGCTCGCGCTGCTGGGCGGTGTCGCCTGGACTCTCGGGCTGGCCATCGCTGCAGCGGTCGGCGGCTCGCAGAACGCGCCGGAGACCGGGGCGTTGGTGTTGCCGGTGGGCTTGTTGCTGGGCGGACTCCTGCTGGGGCCGATCCTGCATCTGGTCGGTATGGGGCTGGCGAGCCGGGGCGCACGATTGGCCCGGCTGCGGGCCGAACAAGCGGTGCTCGACGCGGTGACGACCGTGGCCCGAGAGCGCGTGCTGGCGCCGGTGCGCGCCGAGCTCAGCGCGTATGCGCAGGTGCGAGATGCGTTGATCGACTTCGGTGTGCCGGTCCCGCGGTCGCACTCGGCCTCGGCCGTGCCCCGCCCCGCCAGCGACGACGAGCCGTACGCCACCGGACGCGGCGACATCCCCGGCATCCCTGGCACCGACGGTCCCGGCGTCCCCAGCACCGGCGTTCCCCGCACGCATGTTCCCGGCGCGCGCGCCGCAGGTCCTGGCCCGTCGCCCCTGGAGGCAGCGCCGCCGGACGCCCGTCCGCCATCGGGCGGTGCAGCTCCGCTCGCCGGGCCACGCTCCGGTGGCGCCCCGGGCCAGCCGTCGGCGGATCCGTTCCGGAGCCCCGCGTCGCCCGAGCGCCCGCAGTCCGGTTCCGGCGGGCCGCAGCAGCCGGCGGGCCCGACGCGGCCCGCGCTGCCAGCGGCTGCGGAGGCGGGACACAGCCGTCCGAGCACGATGCTGTCCGGGGCACCCGGGAGCACACCTCCTGGTCCCGAGGCAGGCGGCGGCACGAGGCCGGTACCGCCGCCCCCCGCGCCGGACGGCGTCCGCCGCGGTGCGATTCCGCCTGCGCCCGCGACCCCTCCGACCGCGCCGGCTACTCCGCGCCGGAACCTACCGAGTCCGCTGGCGGAACCGACGGCCGCCGCATCCACGCCGACCACACCAACCTCCCGGCCGCCCGCGCCCCGCTCGACCGACGTCCCCCGTCCCACCGACGGCCCCCGTCCGTTCGACAGCCCGCGCCGCCCGACCGACGGCCCGCGCTCCACCGACGGCCCGCGCTCCACCGACGGCCCCCGTCCCACCGACGTCCCCCGTCCCACCGACGGCCCACGCCCGTTCGACAGCCTCCGCTCGACCGACGGCCCAGGCCCGGCCGACGGCCCGCGTCCGACCGATAGCGCAGCTCCGACCGGGGCGCCGTCGAGCCGTGCCCGGCCGCCGCTCGCTCGGCGTCCGGGGACGAAGCTCCCCCCGGCGCCTCCGCCCCGCCCGGCCGTGGAAGCCGATCCGGAGGTCGTCTGGGCCCGTACGCGCCCAGCGGCCCGCCAGGCCCCTGCGGCGTCGCCCACGCCGAGCACGTCCCCCACGCCGGACGCACCCGACGCCGCATCGGACGGCCCCGCTACGTCGCGGTCCGACACGTCGCGGCCCGATACGCCGAGAAACGCCGCTGCCCGCGCGTCCACCACCGGCGCAGCCGGACCGGACACGGCGGGTCAGCCGGCAACGGCGGAGCCCGCCCCAGCGGCGCGGTCCGAGCGCAAGGGCCTGCGCGGGCTCTTCGGCGGCCGCCGAAAGGAGCCGGCCGACGTCGTCGACCGCTGGTGGGCCACGACGGACGACGGCGACGACCCGTTCGGGCGGCCACCCGCGCCGGATCCGGACCCCGCCGACGACGAAGGCTCCCGGTCGCGTGTTCCCGGTCAGCGCTGA
- a CDS encoding ABC transporter, producing MTTDGGVRALPAARAGSDADRLIAALETLRAALGEVRLELPLRGGEDAARTAGSLTNQIDDYLLPRLSRPRTPPLLVIGGSTGGGKSTLLNTLVGTPVSPAGVLRPTTRSPVLVCHPDDFGTFLVGGPLPSLPRSADGTPGTLRVLESDAVPPGLALVDAPDVDSVEAENRRLAVRLLDAADLWIFVTTAARYADAVPWELLRSAVARGASIAVVLSRVNHLAHATVSTHLRELLRAEGLGAAPLFVIEQVTLDEDGLLPDQVLRSLRMWTGRISSSPAQRLGIVRQTLTGALATVSDRVDTVADATKAQREAVATLRDHVGQVFGAAETRLRAAVEDGVLFRGDIVGRWQEYAGNGGLVAILEARAGSRSGVLTGQPSIRAARIRAGLVGGVVRLFTSIVDEATTELVAAWRKSPGGAAAVDAAGDRASADAAKNAEDAARAWLDDVDASVARADGSMRAAAMPVVVAAALEEGTLPVGREVDVAGGTVTLSAELLAEVFEDDGVRAAARTARADLLDRLGSALVAEQRRFTARLDQLEPPARLIDRLRDAARAVDRHRGVVADLFADPPTRPALPAAPSDDRPTPAQTAAAPSGPSAPAVSPLATPQPALTLDLRPATPAPVKPGTAETAGTDESPDVVDETPDSVSNSPESVDGPPKPVDEAPAAVDGAPTSGAVGTNVDPVSTDAAEPRPTGPDTGAPASSAGSADDSREVSR from the coding sequence GTGACGACCGACGGGGGTGTGCGCGCTCTGCCGGCCGCGCGGGCAGGATCCGACGCCGACCGGCTGATCGCGGCGTTGGAGACGCTCCGGGCGGCCCTCGGCGAGGTGCGGTTAGAGCTCCCGCTCCGCGGTGGAGAGGACGCCGCCCGCACAGCAGGCAGCCTCACGAACCAGATCGACGACTACCTCCTGCCGCGACTGTCCCGGCCGCGGACGCCGCCACTGCTGGTGATCGGCGGCTCAACCGGCGGCGGCAAGTCGACGCTGCTGAACACGCTGGTCGGGACGCCGGTCAGCCCGGCCGGGGTGCTGCGTCCGACGACGCGCTCACCGGTCCTGGTCTGCCACCCGGACGACTTCGGCACGTTCCTGGTGGGTGGCCCGCTCCCGTCGCTGCCTCGGTCGGCCGACGGGACTCCGGGCACGCTGCGGGTTCTCGAGTCGGACGCGGTGCCGCCCGGCCTCGCGCTGGTGGACGCGCCGGATGTCGACTCGGTCGAGGCCGAGAACCGGCGGCTCGCCGTGCGGCTCCTGGACGCCGCCGATCTCTGGATCTTCGTCACCACCGCGGCCCGGTACGCCGACGCCGTGCCGTGGGAGCTACTGCGGTCGGCGGTCGCACGCGGCGCCTCGATCGCGGTGGTGCTCTCCCGGGTCAATCACCTGGCGCACGCGACGGTCAGCACCCACCTCCGCGAGTTGCTGCGGGCCGAAGGGCTCGGCGCCGCGCCGCTGTTCGTCATCGAGCAGGTGACGCTCGACGAGGACGGCCTGCTGCCCGACCAGGTGCTGCGCTCGCTGCGGATGTGGACCGGTCGGATCAGCTCCTCACCGGCGCAGCGTCTCGGCATCGTCCGGCAGACGCTCACCGGCGCGCTGGCCACGGTCAGCGACCGGGTCGACACCGTCGCCGACGCCACCAAGGCCCAGCGGGAAGCGGTGGCGACGCTGCGGGACCACGTCGGCCAGGTCTTCGGGGCCGCCGAGACCCGACTGCGCGCGGCCGTCGAGGACGGCGTCCTGTTCCGCGGTGACATCGTCGGTCGGTGGCAGGAGTACGCCGGGAACGGTGGCCTGGTCGCGATCCTGGAGGCTCGGGCCGGCTCCCGGAGCGGCGTTCTGACCGGCCAGCCCTCGATCCGGGCCGCACGGATCCGAGCCGGGCTGGTCGGCGGCGTCGTGCGCTTGTTCACCTCGATCGTCGACGAGGCGACGACGGAGCTGGTCGCGGCGTGGCGGAAGAGCCCCGGTGGTGCCGCGGCCGTCGACGCAGCGGGTGACCGGGCGTCCGCCGACGCCGCCAAGAACGCCGAGGACGCGGCCCGCGCGTGGCTGGACGACGTCGACGCCTCGGTCGCCAGGGCCGACGGCAGCATGCGGGCAGCGGCGATGCCGGTGGTGGTCGCCGCTGCGCTCGAGGAGGGCACGCTGCCGGTCGGACGTGAGGTCGACGTCGCCGGCGGCACCGTGACGCTCTCCGCCGAACTACTCGCCGAAGTCTTCGAGGACGACGGCGTCCGTGCCGCCGCCCGGACGGCCCGCGCCGACCTGCTCGACCGGCTCGGCTCGGCGCTCGTGGCCGAGCAGCGCCGGTTCACGGCCCGTCTCGACCAGCTGGAGCCGCCCGCCCGGCTGATCGACCGACTCCGGGACGCCGCCCGCGCGGTCGACCGGCACCGGGGCGTGGTCGCGGACCTGTTCGCCGACCCGCCGACACGACCAGCTCTTCCGGCGGCACCTTCTGACGACCGGCCCACCCCGGCCCAGACCGCCGCCGCGCCGTCCGGCCCGTCCGCGCCTGCGGTTTCGCCGCTGGCGACGCCGCAGCCTGCGCTCACGCTCGATCTGCGGCCGGCCACGCCGGCTCCGGTTAAGCCCGGCACGGCGGAGACCGCCGGCACCGACGAGTCGCCCGACGTTGTGGATGAGACCCCGGACTCTGTGAGCAACTCGCCCGAGTCTGTGGATGGCCCGCCAAAACCTGTGGATGAAGCTCCAGCGGCTGTGGATGGGGCACCCACGAGCGGGGCCGTGGGGACTAACGTCGATCCCGTGAGCACCGACGCCGCCGAACCCCGCCCGACCGGCCCGGACACCGGCGCCCCGGCGAGTTCCGCCGGCTCGGCCGACGACTCGCGGGAGGTGTCGCGATGA
- a CDS encoding T3SS (YopN, CesT) and YbjN peptide-binding chaperone 1, translating to MPGFDWSTVPTRLAAELARELALEEVAGGPAAALRATFGSVPRVDFVRIAWPVLRDRWLATDADARADVVAGLRAAGLGDHETAPRGAEAQLVYLRSLRNTGRLRKLVLDRFLELGEDPDHHQPNEPIDDEGPVLKSATPLPLPEDPATVDLGAKVEAAWAELRTELAAVLAHLELGAQLTLTLDPTAGGTGDATYTVEFVMFDENLLHAEAVGNAALPPGHRLDRHAIADLVALGWSPPGVVDGTTDNFGIQMPTSDADRLAAIAVRTLREVYGTPHPAFLTYSATALEGEVEVPALGAARRVPGGGGTAGAPAAHDPGAPLPDRVRAVVSQLLSRPVDELPVDADGDIAIRSGSAMVFVRITDDPPLVEVSSPVLTEVRATQRLYERLSALTKTLPVGRLYLEDDTVWASVGVFGTDFQPTHLSTAIRVMTGLADVLDDRLQGDFGGKVFFGEALPERREPGTHGERTGMYL from the coding sequence ATGCCGGGATTCGACTGGTCGACTGTGCCGACCAGGCTGGCCGCCGAACTAGCGCGGGAACTCGCGCTGGAAGAGGTGGCGGGCGGCCCGGCAGCCGCACTCCGTGCCACGTTCGGATCGGTACCGCGCGTCGACTTCGTCCGAATCGCCTGGCCGGTCCTTCGGGACCGCTGGCTGGCCACCGACGCCGACGCCCGGGCGGACGTCGTCGCCGGACTGCGCGCGGCCGGCCTGGGCGACCACGAGACCGCACCGCGCGGCGCCGAAGCCCAGCTCGTCTACTTGCGCTCGCTCCGGAACACCGGGCGCCTCCGCAAGCTCGTCCTCGACCGCTTCCTCGAACTGGGCGAGGATCCCGACCACCACCAACCGAACGAGCCGATCGACGATGAGGGGCCAGTGCTGAAGTCAGCGACGCCGCTGCCCTTGCCCGAGGACCCCGCGACGGTGGACCTCGGTGCCAAGGTGGAAGCCGCTTGGGCCGAGCTCCGCACCGAGCTCGCCGCCGTCCTCGCCCACCTGGAACTCGGTGCGCAGCTCACGCTCACGCTCGACCCCACCGCGGGCGGCACCGGCGATGCGACCTACACCGTCGAGTTCGTGATGTTCGACGAGAACCTCCTGCACGCCGAGGCCGTCGGCAACGCCGCACTCCCGCCCGGCCACCGCCTCGACCGGCACGCGATCGCCGATCTGGTCGCACTGGGCTGGTCGCCACCGGGAGTGGTCGACGGTACGACCGACAACTTCGGTATCCAGATGCCGACGTCGGACGCCGACCGCCTCGCCGCGATCGCCGTCCGGACGCTGCGCGAGGTCTACGGGACACCGCACCCCGCGTTCCTGACCTACTCGGCCACCGCGCTGGAGGGCGAGGTGGAGGTGCCTGCGCTGGGCGCAGCGCGTCGTGTTCCCGGCGGCGGTGGGACGGCGGGCGCGCCGGCGGCGCACGACCCAGGGGCGCCGCTGCCCGACCGCGTCCGCGCGGTCGTCTCCCAACTGCTGTCCCGCCCGGTGGACGAGCTACCGGTGGACGCCGACGGAGACATCGCGATCCGCAGCGGCTCGGCGATGGTGTTCGTCCGGATCACCGACGACCCGCCGCTGGTCGAGGTGTCCTCGCCGGTGCTCACCGAGGTACGGGCGACCCAGCGCCTCTACGAGCGGCTGTCGGCGCTGACCAAGACGCTGCCGGTCGGCCGCCTCTACCTGGAGGACGACACGGTCTGGGCCTCGGTCGGCGTGTTCGGCACGGACTTCCAGCCCACCCACCTGTCCACCGCGATCCGGGTGATGACCGGGCTGGCCGACGTCCTCGACGACCGCCTCCAGGGCGACTTCGGCGGCAAGGTGTTCTTCGGCGAAGCCCTGCCCGAGCGTCGGGAGCCCGGCACGCACGGCGAGCGCACCGGCATGTACCTGTAG
- a CDS encoding MTH1187 family thiamine-binding protein → MSGPEPSVTRNVLVAFSVSPMGVGDSVGEAVAEAVRVVRESGLPNRTDAMFTSIEGEWDEVMDVVKRAVEAAGAGAGRVSLVLKADIRPGVTDGLTSKVATVERHLAEG, encoded by the coding sequence GTGTCCGGCCCTGAACCCTCCGTGACCCGCAACGTCCTGGTCGCGTTCTCGGTCAGCCCGATGGGCGTCGGAGACTCGGTCGGGGAGGCGGTCGCCGAGGCGGTCCGCGTCGTCCGGGAGAGCGGACTACCCAACCGCACCGATGCGATGTTCACGTCGATCGAGGGCGAGTGGGACGAAGTCATGGACGTCGTCAAGCGGGCCGTCGAAGCCGCCGGTGCCGGCGCCGGGCGGGTCAGCCTCGTCCTCAAAGCCGACATCCGACCCGGCGTCACCGACGGTCTGACCAGCAAGGTCGCGACCGTCGAACGGCACCTCGCCGAGGGCTAA
- a CDS encoding DUF6457 domain-containing protein, translating to MSTLDDWVAAVSLELGLTESVDRSLVLDLARDVAHGVARPAAPLTTFLLGLAVGAGADPRETAAKISALAEGWNPDRVSETTLED from the coding sequence ATGAGCACTCTCGACGACTGGGTCGCGGCAGTCAGCCTCGAGCTGGGCCTGACCGAATCAGTGGACCGTTCCCTGGTGCTCGACCTCGCCAGGGACGTGGCCCACGGGGTGGCCCGTCCGGCGGCCCCGTTGACCACGTTCCTGCTCGGCCTCGCGGTCGGCGCCGGCGCCGACCCGCGGGAAACCGCCGCGAAGATCTCCGCCCTGGCGGAGGGGTGGAATCCCGACCGGGTCTCCGAGACCACCCTGGAGGACTAG
- the mobA gene encoding molybdenum cofactor guanylyltransferase produces MDPYGALVLAGGSARRLGGVHKPGLLVGGVRLLDRVLAAVPDAAPRVVVGPPQPTPPDVRMVREEPPGGGPVAALSAGLTALGDAAQQPISRLALLAGDLPFLSPAVITALRRGADGRDGAVLVDPDGRDQYLAGVYRLEALADAVASVGPPTGVPLRRVVTRLDLARIAAPDRPDGAPPWLDCDDADDVRAAEAFARRASGQ; encoded by the coding sequence GTGGATCCGTACGGCGCGCTGGTTCTGGCGGGTGGCTCCGCGCGACGGCTGGGCGGCGTACACAAGCCGGGCCTGCTCGTCGGTGGCGTCCGCCTGCTCGACCGCGTCCTCGCCGCGGTACCCGACGCTGCGCCCCGGGTCGTGGTCGGCCCGCCCCAGCCGACACCACCCGACGTGCGGATGGTGCGCGAGGAACCCCCCGGTGGTGGCCCGGTTGCCGCGCTCTCCGCCGGTCTCACTGCATTGGGCGACGCCGCTCAGCAGCCGATTTCCCGGTTGGCGTTGCTCGCCGGAGACCTGCCGTTTCTCAGCCCAGCAGTGATCACCGCACTTCGACGGGGCGCGGACGGCCGCGACGGCGCGGTGCTCGTCGACCCGGACGGGCGCGACCAGTACCTGGCCGGCGTCTACCGGCTGGAGGCGCTGGCCGACGCAGTGGCGTCGGTGGGACCGCCGACCGGCGTACCGCTGCGCCGGGTGGTCACTCGGCTCGACCTGGCGCGGATCGCGGCGCCGGACCGCCCCGACGGGGCCCCGCCGTGGCTCGACTGCGACGATGCCGACGACGTCCGTGCCGCCGAAGCGTTTGCGCGCCGAGCGTCCGGCCAATGA
- the fdhD gene encoding formate dehydrogenase accessory sulfurtransferase FdhD, translating into MGRVTGRRPVIRISGSDQTRRPDTLVVEEPLEIRVGGQPLAVTMRTPGDDLELVHGFLLSEGVITSPEQVAGARYCLGTGPDGQNTYNVMDVVLAAGVAPPSPDITRNVYTTSSCGICGKASIDAVRTQSAFTVAEDPLRIGVDVLAKLPDRLRASQRVFDRTGGLHAAALAGPDGELGTVREDVGRHNAVDKVLGAALVAGQVPAAGQVLIVSGRASFELVQKAVMAGVPALAAVSAPSTLAVDLAVEAGMTLVGFLRGDTMNVYAGAERIVF; encoded by the coding sequence ATGGGCAGGGTGACCGGGCGCAGGCCGGTGATACGGATTTCCGGCTCCGATCAGACTCGTCGGCCCGACACGCTCGTGGTCGAGGAGCCGCTGGAGATCCGGGTCGGCGGACAGCCGTTAGCGGTGACCATGCGCACCCCGGGCGACGATCTGGAGCTGGTCCACGGCTTTCTGCTCAGCGAAGGTGTGATCACGTCGCCGGAGCAGGTGGCCGGCGCTCGGTACTGCCTCGGCACCGGGCCGGACGGGCAGAACACCTACAACGTGATGGACGTGGTGCTGGCCGCCGGAGTTGCGCCACCGTCGCCGGACATCACCCGGAACGTCTACACGACCAGCTCGTGCGGGATCTGCGGTAAGGCGTCGATCGACGCGGTGCGGACGCAGAGCGCGTTCACGGTGGCCGAGGATCCGCTGCGGATCGGCGTCGACGTGCTGGCCAAGCTGCCCGACCGGCTGCGCGCCTCCCAGCGGGTCTTCGACCGCACCGGCGGACTGCACGCGGCGGCGCTGGCCGGCCCGGACGGAGAGCTCGGGACCGTCCGCGAGGACGTGGGCCGGCACAACGCGGTCGACAAGGTGCTCGGAGCGGCGCTGGTCGCCGGTCAGGTGCCCGCAGCCGGTCAGGTGCTGATCGTGAGTGGCCGCGCGTCGTTCGAGTTGGTGCAGAAGGCCGTGATGGCCGGCGTGCCCGCGCTGGCCGCGGTGTCGGCGCCGTCGACGCTCGCCGTGGACCTGGCGGTGGAGGCCGGGATGACGCTGGTCGGGTTCCTGCGCGGCGACACGATGAACGTCTACGCCGGGGCCGAGCGGATCGTTTTTTAG
- a CDS encoding P1 family peptidase, whose protein sequence is MSIPTVVGTGPTNSLVDVAGIRVGQAQRRGDGWLTGVTVVLPPPGGAVAGVDVRGGGPGTRETDLLDPRKLVERIHAVVLTGGSAFGLAAIDGVVGRLADAGIGYPIGSQPHEVVPIVPGAVIFDLGRGGNFRSTPDPALGAAAYDAAVDTHVDQGSVGAGTGAHAGGLAGGVGTASIVLSSGHTVAALAVVNAAGSAVDPATGSLYGSEQGLPGEFGLHRPDPAEVERWVGPSEPGRFNFNTTLGVIVTDASLTKAGCGGLASAAQDGLARALRPAHTITDGDTVFALSTGDGAPLTGRDQRGVQIVAADCLSRAIAHGVLAASDRAEARSYQALFPSAVR, encoded by the coding sequence ATGAGCATCCCGACCGTTGTCGGCACCGGGCCGACGAACAGCCTGGTGGACGTCGCCGGTATCCGAGTCGGACAGGCCCAACGGCGCGGTGACGGCTGGCTCACCGGCGTCACGGTCGTGCTGCCGCCGCCGGGCGGAGCGGTCGCGGGCGTGGACGTCCGTGGCGGCGGCCCCGGCACCCGGGAGACCGACCTGCTCGACCCACGCAAACTCGTCGAACGTATCCACGCCGTCGTCCTGACCGGCGGCTCCGCGTTCGGCCTCGCAGCGATCGACGGCGTCGTCGGCCGACTCGCGGACGCCGGGATCGGCTATCCGATCGGGAGCCAGCCGCACGAGGTCGTGCCGATCGTCCCCGGCGCGGTCATCTTCGACCTCGGACGCGGCGGCAACTTCCGCTCCACTCCTGACCCGGCACTCGGCGCAGCCGCCTACGACGCCGCCGTCGACACCCACGTGGACCAGGGTTCGGTCGGTGCGGGAACCGGTGCCCACGCCGGTGGCCTGGCCGGCGGCGTCGGGACCGCCAGCATCGTGCTCTCCTCCGGACACACGGTCGCCGCGCTCGCCGTCGTGAACGCCGCGGGCAGCGCCGTCGACCCGGCCACGGGATCGCTCTACGGGAGCGAGCAGGGCCTGCCCGGCGAGTTCGGGCTGCACCGACCCGATCCCGCCGAGGTCGAGCGCTGGGTCGGCCCGTCCGAGCCCGGCCGCTTCAACTTCAACACGACGCTCGGCGTGATCGTGACCGATGCTTCACTCACCAAGGCCGGCTGCGGCGGGCTCGCCTCGGCAGCGCAGGACGGCCTGGCCCGGGCGCTGCGTCCGGCGCACACGATCACCGACGGCGACACCGTGTTCGCGCTCTCCACCGGCGACGGTGCTCCGCTCACCGGGCGTGACCAACGTGGTGTCCAAATCGTGGCGGCGGACTGTCTGAGCCGGGCGATCGCCCACGGCGTCCTCGCCGCGTCCGACCGGGCGGAGGCCCGTTCGTACCAGGCACTGTTCCCCAGCGCGGTCCGGTAA
- a CDS encoding fructosamine kinase family protein, with product MDLEYLRAHPETIPRLVEHQRIRITPLGGAKGGRVERWTLDDGTDLFAKVTAEPSDALPAEGRSLRWLAEPGVAAVPEVLLAVPEMLVTAWVDGGPATVAGAERFGRELAALHASGAPTFGAESDGVLATLTLRNTPEPDWPTFYVKHRCEPFLRQARDAGALTAAQASTIDAALERVADAAGPPEPPARLHGDLWSGNVLPGRVGDVDGWWLIDPAAYGGHRETDLAMLALFGAPHLDRVLAAYDEVTPLAPGWRDRVGLHQLHPLLVHCVLFGAGYASQTLAAARSF from the coding sequence GTGGACCTCGAGTACCTACGCGCACACCCGGAGACGATCCCGCGGCTGGTCGAGCACCAGCGGATCCGGATCACCCCGCTCGGCGGCGCGAAGGGCGGGCGGGTCGAGCGCTGGACGCTCGACGACGGCACCGACCTCTTCGCGAAGGTCACGGCAGAGCCGAGCGACGCGCTGCCGGCCGAGGGGCGGTCCCTGCGGTGGCTCGCGGAGCCGGGGGTCGCGGCGGTGCCCGAGGTGTTGCTCGCCGTGCCGGAGATGCTGGTCACCGCGTGGGTCGACGGGGGCCCTGCCACGGTGGCGGGTGCCGAGCGGTTCGGGCGGGAACTCGCCGCACTGCACGCCAGCGGTGCGCCGACGTTCGGAGCCGAGTCCGACGGCGTGCTGGCCACGCTGACACTCCGCAACACACCGGAGCCGGACTGGCCGACGTTCTACGTGAAACATCGGTGCGAGCCGTTCCTCCGCCAGGCCCGGGACGCCGGGGCGCTGACCGCCGCCCAAGCGTCCACGATCGACGCGGCGCTCGAACGCGTCGCGGATGCGGCCGGACCGCCGGAGCCACCTGCGCGCCTGCACGGCGACCTCTGGTCGGGCAACGTCCTGCCCGGCCGGGTGGGGGACGTGGACGGGTGGTGGCTGATCGATCCGGCGGCGTACGGCGGCCATCGCGAGACGGACCTGGCGATGCTGGCGCTGTTCGGCGCACCGCACCTCGATCGGGTGCTGGCGGCGTACGACGAGGTGACGCCGTTGGCGCCCGGCTGGCGCGACCGGGTCGGCCTGCACCAGCTCCATCCGCTACTGGTCCACTGCGTCCTGTTCGGAGCCGGGTACGCGAGCCAGACGCTGGCGGCGGCACGCTCGTTCTGA